Proteins encoded within one genomic window of Hahella chejuensis KCTC 2396:
- a CDS encoding bifunctional diguanylate cyclase/phosphodiesterase, with protein MKLGATAGRLAALLFILIACVVLILLDYRERTRNYYQSMQVELQQTQKNVSASTRRIMEHIAILRRAAESYLLNHHEEHLYSDLSANIVYDPSRNLFDMDALQPPFTTDQAGNLTGLGNIQGRQPNYYREIEMALSLTPIFRATKENLPESNWVYYISQNRFLYIAPWIDSNKFAYTNESLSLEFFTLALPYHNPERTPFWTRVYVDEFGEGLMVTAAAPIYASDVFLGSVAIDITLDVLKEFVINPNLSAGELFVVNQSHQLLAHPTLTSSHAKTAATFPEALPKGVDNFISHPKDIPTDTFLEIKGYALIRTNIDETSWHLLLSVKQSTIRSAIIEQMTPEMALAGLIVLFAALIQRYFLTAGQLESSQRRYRQMFEHCDAVQIILDPTNNKVIDANPAACDFFGFSSEMMGNISASRLFLSENNEMLGENWLPSLQSGKTVIAARRGDNRSSLVEMYVSDIKDKASSYLYLIVHDITDRKRSEEQIRLQAYYDPLTRLPNRSYLFEHLNSLIASHKREQARLAVLFIDLDRFKQVNDNLGHGVGDKLLQQVSTRLKSRLRESDMLARLGGDEFTVVLPHLREETDAIHVAKMLLQQLADSFSVGDYELHIGASIGVTLFPKDGEDASTLIKNADIAMYKAKDNGRNQYRFFEERMNEAVASRLMLEGDIREATQNEQFHLEFQPIIDLKNMRLAGAEALLRWLHPRFGELHPREFMSIAEETGNIVQISEWLLQNALNLAAEWQYSRPAGQQPFIAVNMSRRQLISSQHIKRWRDIIRQSEVPPSSLVLELTEHNLLNEFEESRRCLIELHQMGVRLSLDDYGHGASSLTLLKDLPISMLKLDGLLIRNLGRQTKEEVLMDALVKMGRAMDMKIVAEGVETPQQLAVLRESGCDYGQGYLFSPPTQPRELSMMLEKVFNVQTQDD; from the coding sequence ATGAAGTTGGGGGCTACCGCGGGCAGACTCGCAGCGCTGCTGTTTATTCTCATAGCCTGCGTCGTATTGATCCTGCTTGATTACCGCGAGCGCACGCGCAATTACTACCAATCCATGCAAGTGGAGCTACAGCAGACGCAGAAGAACGTCAGCGCGTCCACCCGTCGCATCATGGAGCATATCGCCATTCTGCGCCGCGCAGCGGAAAGTTATTTACTGAACCATCACGAGGAACATCTCTATAGCGATCTGTCCGCCAATATCGTCTACGACCCCTCTCGTAATCTCTTCGACATGGATGCCCTGCAACCGCCATTCACCACGGATCAGGCAGGCAACCTTACCGGTCTGGGGAATATCCAGGGACGCCAGCCGAATTACTATCGCGAAATAGAAATGGCGCTGTCGTTGACGCCGATCTTCCGCGCAACCAAAGAAAATCTGCCGGAATCCAACTGGGTCTATTACATCTCCCAGAACCGCTTTCTTTATATTGCGCCCTGGATTGATTCCAATAAATTCGCCTACACCAATGAGTCACTGTCACTGGAGTTCTTTACCCTGGCCCTGCCCTATCACAACCCTGAACGCACGCCTTTCTGGACCCGCGTGTACGTCGACGAGTTTGGGGAAGGACTGATGGTTACCGCCGCAGCGCCTATCTACGCCAGCGACGTCTTCCTTGGGTCGGTGGCCATTGATATTACCCTCGATGTTCTCAAAGAGTTCGTAATCAACCCCAACTTGTCGGCGGGAGAATTGTTTGTCGTCAACCAATCGCATCAATTGCTGGCTCATCCGACACTGACGTCGTCCCACGCGAAAACCGCCGCCACCTTTCCAGAAGCCCTACCGAAAGGCGTCGACAACTTCATTTCTCATCCCAAGGACATCCCCACCGACACCTTTCTGGAAATCAAAGGCTACGCCCTGATTCGCACCAATATCGATGAAACGTCCTGGCATTTGCTGCTAAGCGTGAAGCAATCCACCATACGCAGCGCCATCATTGAGCAGATGACGCCGGAGATGGCGCTGGCGGGTTTAATCGTACTCTTCGCTGCGCTCATACAACGTTATTTTCTTACCGCCGGACAACTGGAGAGCAGCCAGCGCCGCTACCGACAAATGTTTGAGCATTGCGACGCCGTGCAGATCATTCTCGACCCCACGAACAACAAGGTCATCGACGCCAACCCCGCCGCCTGCGACTTCTTCGGCTTTTCCAGCGAAATGATGGGGAATATCTCCGCCTCGCGTTTATTTCTCTCTGAAAACAATGAAATGCTGGGTGAGAATTGGCTGCCGTCCCTGCAATCCGGCAAGACAGTGATTGCCGCCCGACGCGGCGACAACCGCTCCAGTCTGGTGGAGATGTACGTCTCCGACATCAAGGACAAGGCCAGTTCCTACCTGTATTTGATCGTCCACGACATCACTGATCGCAAACGCAGTGAGGAGCAGATTCGACTGCAAGCCTACTACGACCCTCTCACCCGGTTGCCAAATCGTAGTTACCTGTTTGAGCATCTCAACTCGCTGATAGCCAGTCACAAGCGTGAGCAGGCGCGTCTGGCGGTGTTGTTCATCGACCTGGATCGCTTCAAGCAAGTAAACGACAACCTGGGACACGGCGTGGGAGACAAGCTGTTGCAACAGGTTTCCACCCGCCTCAAGTCACGCCTCCGGGAAAGCGACATGCTGGCGCGCCTGGGCGGCGACGAATTCACCGTGGTGCTGCCTCACTTACGGGAAGAAACCGACGCTATCCACGTCGCCAAAATGCTGCTGCAACAACTGGCGGATTCCTTCAGCGTGGGAGACTACGAACTCCATATCGGCGCCAGCATTGGCGTGACGCTCTTTCCCAAAGACGGCGAAGACGCCTCCACTCTGATCAAAAATGCCGATATCGCCATGTACAAGGCCAAGGACAACGGCCGCAATCAGTATCGTTTTTTTGAGGAGCGCATGAACGAGGCCGTCGCCAGCCGTCTGATGCTGGAGGGCGATATCCGAGAGGCCACGCAAAATGAACAGTTCCATTTGGAATTTCAGCCCATCATCGATCTGAAAAATATGCGGCTGGCCGGCGCCGAAGCGCTTCTGCGCTGGTTGCATCCGCGCTTCGGCGAACTGCACCCCAGGGAGTTCATGTCTATCGCGGAAGAAACCGGCAATATTGTCCAGATCAGCGAGTGGTTGCTGCAAAACGCCCTCAACCTGGCGGCGGAGTGGCAGTATTCCCGACCCGCCGGTCAACAACCGTTCATCGCCGTCAATATGTCCCGGCGCCAGTTGATTAGTTCGCAACATATCAAGCGCTGGCGCGACATCATCCGGCAAAGCGAAGTTCCGCCAAGCTCACTGGTGCTGGAGCTGACCGAACACAATCTGCTCAACGAATTCGAAGAAAGCCGCCGCTGTTTGATAGAGCTGCATCAGATGGGCGTCAGGCTATCTCTGGACGACTACGGCCACGGCGCATCCTCCCTCACCCTGCTGAAAGATCTGCCTATCTCCATGCTGAAACTGGACGGCTTGCTGATTCGCAATCTCGGCCGCCAAACCAAGGAGGAAGTATTGATGGACGCCCTGGTGAAGATGGGGCGCGCCATGGATATGAAAATCGTCGCCGAGGGCGTGGAAACGCCGCAACAACTGGCCGTGCTCAGGGAGTCCGGCTGCGATTACGGCCAGGGATATTTGTTCAGTCCCCCGACGCAACCCCGCGAACTTTCCATGATGCTGGAAAAAGTTTTCAACGTGCAGACCCAAGACGATTAA
- the metK gene encoding methionine adenosyltransferase, whose product MSEYSIFTSESVSEGHPDKMADQISDAILDAIIKDDPNARVAVETLVKTGMAVIAGEVRTNTYVDLEDIVRSVILDIGYNSSDVGFDGASCAVLNAIGKQSGDIAMGVDEASEKDLGAGDQGLMFGYATNETDVLMPAPIYYSHRLVERQAYLRKNSILPWLRPDAKSQVTLRYENGKPVAVEAVVLSTQHTPDVKQSDIREAVMEEIIKHVLPEEWLHSNTQYHINPTGQFIIGGPVGDCGLTGRKIIVDTYGGMARHGGGAFSGKDPSKVDRSAAYAGRYVAKNIVASGLAAKCEIQVSYAIGVSEPTSISVNTFGTGKISDDKIATLVREHFDLRPRGLIDMLDLKRPIYRPTASYGHFGRTGDSFSWERTDKADALRAAAGI is encoded by the coding sequence ATGAGCGAATATTCCATTTTTACTTCCGAGTCAGTATCTGAGGGCCATCCGGACAAGATGGCGGATCAGATTTCTGACGCTATCCTTGACGCCATCATTAAAGATGATCCGAACGCACGAGTGGCGGTTGAAACTTTAGTGAAGACGGGCATGGCGGTTATCGCCGGCGAAGTGCGCACCAACACTTACGTGGACCTGGAAGACATCGTCCGCAGCGTCATTCTGGATATCGGTTACAACAGCTCAGACGTTGGCTTTGACGGCGCGTCCTGTGCAGTACTGAACGCTATCGGCAAGCAGTCTGGCGACATCGCCATGGGCGTGGACGAAGCCAGCGAAAAAGATTTGGGAGCCGGGGACCAAGGGTTGATGTTCGGTTACGCGACCAATGAAACTGACGTGCTGATGCCCGCTCCGATTTATTACTCCCACCGTCTGGTGGAAAGACAGGCTTACCTGCGCAAGAACAGCATCCTGCCCTGGTTGCGTCCAGACGCCAAGAGCCAGGTGACTCTGCGTTACGAAAACGGCAAGCCGGTAGCGGTTGAAGCGGTGGTGCTATCCACTCAGCATACGCCTGACGTGAAGCAGTCCGACATCCGTGAAGCGGTAATGGAAGAGATCATCAAGCACGTGTTGCCGGAAGAGTGGCTGCACAGCAACACCCAATACCACATCAACCCAACTGGCCAGTTCATCATTGGCGGCCCAGTGGGCGACTGCGGTCTGACCGGTCGCAAGATCATCGTCGACACTTACGGCGGCATGGCTCGTCACGGCGGCGGCGCGTTCTCTGGAAAAGATCCGTCCAAGGTTGACCGTTCCGCAGCCTACGCAGGCCGCTATGTAGCCAAAAACATCGTCGCTTCCGGTCTGGCGGCCAAGTGTGAAATTCAGGTGTCCTACGCAATCGGCGTATCGGAGCCCACCTCTATTTCCGTGAACACGTTCGGCACCGGCAAGATCAGCGACGACAAAATCGCCACCTTGGTGCGCGAGCACTTCGATCTGCGTCCGCGCGGCCTGATCGATATGCTGGACCTGAAACGTCCGATTTATCGTCCGACTGCGTCTTACGGACACTTCGGCCGCACCGGCGACAGCTTCAGCTGGGAAAGAACCGATAAAGCCGACGCATTGCGCGCCGCAGCCGGTATCTGA
- the metF gene encoding methylenetetrahydrofolate reductase [NAD(P)H], translating to MESQTQFKRRFSFEFFPPKTPEGMEKLQVVRDKLAKRKPDFFSVTYGAGGSTRERTIDTVLTLHRQGISTAPHLSCIGATKESIGELLDLYRSNGIQRIVALRGDLPSGMGAPGELRYANELVSYIRERTGDHFSIEVAAYPEFHPQAQNAEADLNNFRRKVEAGATSAITQYFFNADSYFYFVERCEKAGLNLPIVPGIMPITNYSNLARFSDMCGAEIPRWVRKQLEAYGDDSASIRKFGEEVVTRLCERLLAAGAPGIHFYTLNQAEPSLAVWDNLNLGDKISF from the coding sequence ATGGAATCCCAAACTCAGTTTAAACGGCGCTTCAGTTTTGAGTTCTTCCCTCCCAAAACCCCTGAGGGAATGGAAAAACTGCAGGTTGTGCGGGACAAGCTGGCCAAGCGCAAGCCGGATTTCTTTTCCGTGACCTACGGCGCCGGCGGCTCCACCCGCGAGCGCACCATCGACACCGTACTGACGCTGCACAGACAGGGCATTTCCACTGCGCCCCATTTATCCTGTATCGGCGCCACCAAGGAGTCTATCGGCGAATTGCTGGACCTGTACCGCTCCAACGGCATTCAGCGCATTGTAGCTTTGCGCGGAGACCTGCCTTCCGGCATGGGCGCCCCCGGCGAACTGCGCTACGCCAACGAGCTGGTCAGCTATATTCGCGAGCGCACCGGCGATCACTTCTCTATCGAAGTGGCGGCTTATCCTGAGTTTCATCCCCAGGCGCAAAACGCCGAAGCGGACCTGAACAACTTCCGCCGCAAGGTGGAGGCCGGCGCCACCAGCGCCATCACTCAGTATTTCTTCAACGCCGACTCCTATTTCTATTTTGTGGAACGATGTGAAAAAGCAGGCCTGAATCTGCCCATCGTGCCCGGCATTATGCCGATCACCAACTACAGCAATCTGGCCCGTTTCAGCGACATGTGCGGCGCGGAAATTCCGCGCTGGGTGCGCAAACAGCTGGAAGCCTACGGCGACGATTCAGCCAGCATCCGCAAATTCGGCGAGGAAGTGGTGACGCGCCTGTGCGAACGTCTGCTCGCCGCCGGCGCTCCCGGCATCCACTTCTACACCCTGAACCAGGCGGAGCCAAGTCTGGCGGTCTGGGACAATCTGAACCTGGGCGACAAGATCTCTTTCTGA
- a CDS encoding DUF748 domain-containing protein, with protein MQRIIRRTLIALLSILCLLILGIWGLGPYVAKDALTKYFAEHNADFSAESLSINPFTSEINGRGVKVTTPRGLELKFEALQVSAQLAPLFENTVVVDKIALDGLQLNIAQEQEGWRVAGVLFPTGVEESATPAPESAGEDWTISLPSIQLRNCAFNISRLPPADAADQAPLQDEIRLFSLNLKNIKGKGAEWNGFADVMTQVNGADIVLATEFRVGPDKFVQWLDISSLKARMQQFAHYLPADLRDSNASLDLSAEIVVDWRNGALTLTTTTKKLDISQVDLKLKDMTVESDITSIDLNPLQINLAPGGDPEVAFNGKIHSGKTRVNDSAGRYILAGWDKLDLTPVSFSMDEALNVKVDQISSQNLVLSRSALDNEELPPLLQAGTLFVSNVEASDKRAFIEMVELSDIRSNVHLDKERNLITLAPLSANSPSEAASQTPQADAQTDAQSAAETPPASEAPENSPFNLVINQISIKGDSLLSFIDEGVKPPFQQDIRINSLVAESLTTENPEQAFHVTLDAQTDQYSKIQSDTRIWPFAPKLSLDTRTNIAEINLPPVSPYLSDALGYDINNGQFDMNLAMIIDEGRISGDTKIMLRGMDLGADKSADANAIQKGGAIPLNVALGMLKDGNGNVELAMPLSGDVDSPSFGWSGFVALIAQKAIFEAASGYLIKTFVPYANVVTVVKFAGEQALKVRIQPLPYQAGQSDVGPEQQAFVNEFRQLLLDKEDMQVKTCAIASPAELNYPSDTKALTVEQLKTLKQLAEERGQKFKAKVLEGGKIASSRILLCNPEVEKDSDGKGRIEFEI; from the coding sequence ATGCAGCGAATCATCCGCAGAACGTTAATTGCTCTGTTGAGCATTCTTTGTCTGTTGATTCTGGGAATCTGGGGGCTCGGCCCTTACGTCGCCAAAGACGCGCTCACCAAATACTTCGCTGAGCACAACGCAGACTTTTCTGCGGAATCCCTCTCCATCAACCCCTTCACTTCCGAGATCAATGGCCGCGGCGTCAAAGTCACGACCCCACGAGGACTGGAGCTCAAGTTCGAAGCCCTGCAGGTCTCCGCGCAGCTGGCGCCTTTATTTGAAAACACCGTGGTCGTCGACAAAATCGCCCTGGACGGTCTGCAACTGAATATCGCGCAGGAGCAGGAAGGCTGGCGCGTCGCCGGGGTGCTTTTCCCCACTGGAGTCGAGGAGTCCGCCACCCCCGCTCCAGAGTCGGCGGGCGAGGATTGGACGATCAGCCTGCCCTCCATTCAGTTGCGCAATTGCGCCTTCAATATAAGTCGGCTGCCGCCAGCAGACGCCGCTGATCAAGCGCCCCTGCAAGACGAAATTCGCCTGTTCAGCCTCAACCTGAAAAACATCAAAGGCAAAGGCGCGGAGTGGAATGGCTTTGCAGATGTGATGACTCAGGTGAACGGCGCCGATATCGTCCTCGCCACCGAATTTCGCGTCGGCCCGGATAAGTTCGTGCAGTGGCTGGACATCAGTTCGCTTAAGGCGAGAATGCAGCAGTTCGCGCATTATCTGCCCGCCGATCTGCGCGACAGCAACGCCAGTCTGGATCTGAGTGCGGAAATCGTAGTGGACTGGCGCAACGGCGCCCTGACGCTGACCACGACCACCAAAAAGCTGGATATCTCCCAGGTCGACCTGAAGCTTAAAGACATGACTGTTGAAAGCGACATCACCAGCATCGACCTGAACCCGCTGCAAATCAACCTGGCGCCGGGGGGCGATCCGGAAGTCGCCTTCAACGGCAAGATCCACAGCGGCAAAACCCGCGTCAACGACAGCGCCGGACGCTACATCCTCGCTGGATGGGACAAACTGGACCTGACGCCCGTCTCCTTCAGCATGGACGAGGCGCTTAACGTCAAGGTGGATCAGATCAGTTCACAGAATCTGGTGCTGTCGCGCTCCGCCCTCGACAATGAAGAGCTGCCGCCGCTATTGCAGGCGGGAACTCTGTTTGTGTCGAATGTGGAGGCCAGCGACAAGCGGGCGTTTATTGAAATGGTGGAGCTCAGCGACATACGTTCCAATGTGCATTTGGACAAAGAACGCAACCTGATTACCCTGGCCCCCCTGTCAGCGAATTCCCCTTCCGAAGCAGCGTCGCAGACGCCGCAAGCCGACGCCCAAACCGACGCTCAGTCCGCCGCTGAGACGCCGCCTGCAAGCGAAGCGCCGGAAAACTCGCCATTCAATTTGGTGATCAACCAAATCTCCATCAAAGGCGACTCGTTGCTCAGCTTCATCGACGAAGGTGTGAAGCCGCCTTTCCAACAGGATATCCGCATTAACTCTCTGGTCGCCGAAAGCCTGACTACTGAGAACCCAGAGCAGGCTTTCCACGTCACCCTGGATGCGCAGACCGACCAGTACTCCAAGATTCAGTCAGACACACGCATCTGGCCGTTCGCTCCCAAGCTGTCACTCGACACCCGCACCAATATTGCGGAAATCAACCTGCCGCCGGTTTCACCTTACCTGAGCGACGCCTTGGGTTACGACATCAACAACGGACAGTTTGATATGAACCTCGCCATGATTATTGATGAAGGACGCATCAGCGGCGACACCAAGATCATGTTGCGCGGCATGGATTTAGGAGCGGACAAAAGCGCTGACGCCAACGCCATCCAGAAAGGCGGGGCGATACCTTTAAACGTGGCGCTGGGGATGCTGAAAGATGGCAATGGCAACGTGGAGCTCGCCATGCCCCTGTCCGGTGATGTCGACAGTCCCAGCTTCGGCTGGAGCGGTTTTGTCGCCCTGATTGCTCAAAAAGCCATTTTTGAGGCCGCCAGCGGCTATCTCATCAAAACCTTCGTGCCCTACGCCAATGTCGTCACGGTAGTGAAGTTCGCAGGCGAACAGGCGCTGAAAGTCCGTATCCAGCCCCTGCCATATCAGGCCGGCCAGTCCGACGTCGGCCCCGAACAACAAGCCTTCGTCAACGAATTCCGCCAACTGCTGCTGGACAAAGAGGACATGCAAGTGAAAACCTGCGCCATCGCTTCCCCCGCAGAACTGAATTATCCGTCCGACACGAAAGCGTTGACGGTAGAGCAACTGAAGACACTAAAGCAGTTAGCGGAGGAACGAGGCCAGAAGTTCAAAGCAAAGGTGCTGGAAGGCGGAAAGATCGCCTCTTCCCGCATCCTGTTATGCAATCCTGAAGTGGAAAAAGACAGCGACGGCAAAGGCCGTATAGAGTTTGAAATTTAA
- the ahcY gene encoding adenosylhomocysteinase — MAQLQSVDNFSDYKVKDISLAAWGRKEIDIAEGEMPALMTLREKYRAQQPLAGARILGCIHMTIQTAVLIETLVALGAEVRWSSCNIFSTQDHAAAAIAAAGVPVFAWKGETEEEYVWCIKQTITKDGQPWNANMVLDDGGDLTEILHNEFPQMLDHIHGISEETTTGVHRLLDMMKKGELKVPAVNVNDSVTKSKNDNKYGCRHSLNDAIKRATDHLLAGKKALVIGYGDVGKGSAASLRQEGMIVKISEIDPICAMQACMDGYEVVSPYIDGVNTGAADGVNRDLLGHTDLLVTTTGNVNVCDKYMLQALKSGAVVCNIGHFDNEIDTRFMRDNWEWEEVKPQVHVIYRNKDQNDHLLLLSEGRLVNLGNATGHPSRIMDGSFANQVLAQMYLFERKFADLPADEKPKNLYVRVLPKQLDEEVARYMVQGFGGVITKLTQPQAKYIGVEVEGPYKPTDYKY, encoded by the coding sequence ATGGCTCAGTTACAATCTGTAGATAACTTCAGCGACTACAAGGTCAAGGACATCAGCCTGGCGGCATGGGGACGTAAAGAAATCGACATCGCCGAAGGCGAAATGCCTGCGCTGATGACGCTGCGTGAAAAATATCGCGCGCAACAGCCCCTGGCCGGCGCCCGCATCCTGGGATGCATCCACATGACCATCCAGACCGCGGTATTGATCGAAACCCTGGTTGCGTTGGGTGCGGAAGTGCGCTGGTCCTCCTGTAATATTTTCTCCACTCAGGATCACGCGGCGGCGGCGATCGCGGCGGCTGGCGTTCCCGTATTCGCCTGGAAAGGAGAAACCGAAGAAGAGTACGTCTGGTGCATCAAGCAGACCATCACCAAAGACGGCCAGCCCTGGAACGCCAACATGGTGTTGGATGACGGCGGCGACCTGACTGAAATTCTGCACAATGAATTCCCGCAAATGCTGGATCACATTCACGGTATTTCCGAAGAGACCACTACTGGCGTTCACCGTCTGCTCGACATGATGAAGAAAGGCGAGCTGAAAGTGCCTGCAGTCAACGTCAACGACTCCGTCACCAAGAGCAAGAACGACAACAAATACGGTTGCCGTCACTCATTGAATGACGCCATCAAGCGCGCCACCGACCACCTGCTGGCGGGTAAAAAAGCGCTGGTCATCGGCTACGGCGATGTGGGCAAGGGCTCCGCAGCGTCACTGCGTCAGGAAGGCATGATCGTCAAGATCAGCGAAATCGACCCGATCTGCGCCATGCAGGCCTGCATGGACGGCTATGAAGTCGTGTCTCCCTATATCGACGGCGTCAACACTGGCGCCGCCGATGGCGTTAACCGCGACCTGCTGGGCCACACTGACCTGTTGGTCACCACCACCGGCAACGTCAACGTCTGCGACAAGTACATGTTGCAAGCGCTGAAATCCGGCGCAGTCGTGTGCAACATCGGCCACTTCGACAACGAAATCGACACCCGTTTCATGCGCGATAACTGGGAATGGGAAGAAGTGAAGCCGCAAGTGCATGTGATATACCGGAACAAAGATCAAAATGACCACCTGTTGCTGCTTTCCGAAGGTCGTCTGGTGAACCTGGGCAACGCCACCGGTCACCCCTCACGCATCATGGACGGCTCTTTCGCCAACCAGGTGCTGGCGCAGATGTACCTGTTCGAGCGTAAATTCGCAGACCTGCCTGCGGATGAGAAGCCCAAGAACCTGTACGTACGCGTTCTGCCCAAGCAATTGGACGAAGAAGTCGCGCGCTACATGGTGCAAGGCTTCGGCGGCGTCATCACCAAGCTGACTCAACCGCAAGCCAAGTACATTGGCGTGGAAGTGGAAGGTCCGTACAAACCAACGGACTACAAATACTGA
- a CDS encoding 16S rRNA (uracil(1498)-N(3))-methyltransferase, producing MRNNRIFIDQPLDGLSQLTLTGDQANYVGRVLRMRPGDAFHLFSGDGRDFPVKVLAVGRRDVEVALSEPLAIEAESPLRVHLGQVLSRGERMDYAVQKSTEMGVTALTPLLSERCEVRLDGERQDKRWRHWRQVSISACEQCGRARVPDIGDVTPLESWLQSATADLKLILHPGDARAWSPAQPPASVCLLIGPEGGFTDEEVALAERHGFVHAPLGPRILRTETAPVAALALMQWLWGDAGDSSAK from the coding sequence TTGAGAAACAACCGAATCTTTATCGACCAGCCTCTGGATGGTCTCAGCCAACTGACGCTGACCGGCGATCAGGCCAATTACGTCGGGCGCGTGTTGCGCATGCGTCCCGGCGACGCGTTTCATTTATTCAGTGGGGACGGCCGCGATTTTCCCGTCAAAGTCCTGGCGGTGGGCCGCAGGGATGTGGAAGTGGCGCTGTCCGAACCGCTGGCGATCGAAGCGGAGTCTCCCCTGCGCGTACACCTAGGGCAAGTATTGTCCCGGGGCGAACGCATGGACTACGCCGTGCAGAAATCCACGGAAATGGGGGTCACGGCGCTCACGCCGCTGTTGAGCGAGCGTTGCGAAGTGCGCCTGGATGGAGAACGCCAGGACAAACGCTGGCGTCACTGGCGGCAAGTATCAATCAGCGCCTGCGAACAATGCGGACGCGCCCGCGTTCCCGACATCGGCGACGTCACGCCGTTGGAAAGCTGGTTGCAAAGCGCTACTGCGGATCTGAAGTTGATCCTGCATCCCGGCGATGCGCGCGCCTGGAGCCCGGCGCAACCTCCCGCCAGCGTCTGCCTGCTGATTGGGCCCGAAGGCGGCTTTACGGATGAGGAAGTGGCTTTGGCCGAGCGTCATGGTTTTGTGCATGCTCCACTCGGCCCACGTATTCTGCGCACCGAAACCGCTCCCGTGGCGGCGCTGGCGTTGATGCAGTGGCTATGGGGAGACGCCGGCGACTCTTCGGCGAAATAA
- a CDS encoding adenosylmethionine--8-amino-7-oxononanoate transaminase, which translates to MTTNAELRERDLKRVWHPCTQMKDHEFLPLIPIKSGKGVWLEDFDGNRYIDAVSSWWVNLFGHSHPYINDAIKSQIEQLEHVILAGFTHEPVVRLSERLAEVTPAGLNKCFYADNGSSAVEVALKMSFHYWRNSGQPNKTRFINLSNSYHGETLGALAVGDVALYKETYNALLKPVINVPGPDCFHREAGESWEAYCRRQFAHMEETLQKHAHETAAVIIEPLVQCAGSMRMHHPVYLKLLREACDRHGVHLIADEIAVGFGRTGTMFACEQADISPDFLCLSKGLTAGYLPLSVVMTHDFIYDAFYDDYATMRAFLHSHSYTGNPIGCSVALATLDLFQNQPVIEQNKQLAACMREHTAHFEDHPNVAEVRQTGMILAIEMVQDKASRAPFPWQERRGIRVYEHALKNQALLRPLGNVIYFMPPYVISEDEIAHLAKVAWDGLQLAVKD; encoded by the coding sequence TTGACTACCAACGCAGAACTGCGGGAACGCGACCTCAAGCGTGTGTGGCACCCCTGCACCCAGATGAAGGATCATGAGTTTCTCCCCCTGATTCCAATTAAAAGCGGCAAGGGCGTCTGGCTGGAGGATTTTGACGGCAATCGCTATATAGACGCGGTCAGCTCCTGGTGGGTGAACCTGTTCGGCCATAGTCATCCTTACATTAATGACGCCATCAAATCCCAGATAGAGCAATTGGAGCACGTCATCCTGGCCGGCTTCACCCATGAACCTGTGGTGCGGCTGTCGGAGCGACTGGCGGAAGTAACGCCCGCCGGCCTCAACAAATGCTTCTACGCCGACAACGGGTCCTCCGCAGTGGAAGTGGCGCTGAAAATGAGTTTCCACTATTGGCGCAACAGCGGCCAACCGAACAAAACCCGCTTCATCAATCTCAGCAATAGCTATCACGGCGAAACTCTGGGCGCCCTGGCGGTGGGAGACGTCGCCTTATATAAAGAAACCTACAACGCGCTTCTTAAACCGGTCATCAACGTTCCCGGTCCCGATTGTTTCCACCGGGAGGCGGGCGAATCCTGGGAGGCGTATTGCCGCCGCCAGTTCGCGCACATGGAGGAAACGCTGCAGAAACACGCCCATGAAACCGCGGCGGTGATCATCGAGCCGCTGGTGCAGTGCGCCGGCTCCATGCGCATGCATCACCCAGTGTATCTGAAGCTATTGCGGGAAGCCTGCGACCGCCATGGCGTGCACTTGATCGCAGATGAGATTGCGGTCGGCTTCGGTCGCACCGGTACGATGTTCGCCTGTGAGCAGGCGGATATTTCACCAGATTTCCTGTGTCTGTCGAAAGGCCTCACCGCCGGTTATCTGCCCCTGTCCGTGGTCATGACCCACGACTTCATTTATGACGCCTTCTACGACGACTACGCCACCATGCGCGCCTTTCTGCATTCCCACAGTTACACCGGCAACCCGATCGGCTGCAGTGTGGCCCTGGCGACGCTGGACCTCTTCCAAAATCAGCCTGTGATTGAGCAAAATAAGCAGCTTGCCGCCTGCATGCGCGAGCATACCGCGCATTTTGAAGACCACCCCAATGTGGCGGAAGTCCGCCAGACTGGCATGATCCTGGCGATTGAAATGGTGCAGGACAAGGCCTCTCGCGCGCCCTTCCCCTGGCAGGAACGGCGCGGCATACGGGTTTATGAGCATGCGTTGAAGAATCAGGCGCTGCTGCGTCCACTGGGCAATGTCATCTACTTCATGCCGCCTTATGTGATCAGCGAAGACGAAATCGCGCACCTGGCCAAAGTGGCCTGGGATGGATTGCAACTGGCGGTTAAGGACTGA